One part of the Candidatus Borreliella tachyglossi genome encodes these proteins:
- a CDS encoding methyl-accepting chemotaxis protein yields MKLKARILLLVGVFISIFISVLFFIFGMLINNNLYEQQLDLMKNLIGNVKNSLTIYISSMEERVKINSMYLNSSAKFKAITNLKSKRIESILDQAEILVKTGSNMMITNKRGEIVFTTAVKDNSDYGVSIADKEYFIKLKESGSVYNSSVLLAGHGSIEEVLVRGISKIRNKEGQIPYLLIGIPLRDYENNDVFGYYMIFYSTDYLYNSFRGISFGTLGSGRAMVFDRGGTFLVHHTWLPGVNLVDSNAYYENIIKNTTEELIQKNKDLIVMNYFDPNHNGRPYVGVAQRIKGKLSNLSFIVLMRITGDDFYHMTRVTTLILAVSFVMTVIVLGLVTVYLVEKVSSSLNGILAYSERLASGDFTVATNPLRWETLELSRLYENLEQLRSTFSSVAKGVIENLDYLYENAIQIANASQNLSSGAVEQASTLEEMTANIEQISQGVSENTESASTTENIAVNTNERTQEGHKSVVKAIKAMEVITDKIGIIDEITRQTNLLALNASIEAARVGDKGKGFEVVAAEVRKLADQSKDSAREIIDIAHRSLTIASRAGNNFEQIVPGMEQTAKLVKNITRESSNQSLQIGQFKNAIEQVSQLVQTTASSSEELSGMSEKMLESVKDLKESVDYFKVDK; encoded by the coding sequence ATGAAACTGAAAGCTAGAATATTGCTTCTTGTTGGGGTTTTTATATCAATTTTTATTTCTGTGTTGTTTTTTATATTTGGGATGTTGATTAATAATAATTTATATGAACAACAGTTGGATCTTATGAAAAATCTTATTGGGAATGTCAAAAATTCTTTAACGATTTACATCTCTTCAATGGAAGAGAGGGTTAAAATTAACTCTATGTATTTAAACTCTTCTGCTAAATTTAAAGCAATTACTAATCTTAAATCGAAAAGAATAGAATCTATTTTAGATCAAGCTGAGATCCTAGTTAAGACAGGAAGTAATATGATGATAACTAATAAGAGGGGAGAAATAGTATTTACTACTGCTGTTAAAGATAATAGTGATTATGGTGTTTCTATTGCAGATAAAGAATACTTTATTAAATTAAAAGAATCTGGTTCTGTTTATAATTCTTCTGTGCTCTTGGCGGGTCATGGATCTATTGAAGAAGTTTTAGTTAGAGGTATTTCTAAGATAAGGAACAAGGAGGGACAAATTCCTTATTTATTAATAGGAATTCCTTTAAGAGATTATGAGAATAATGATGTTTTTGGTTATTATATGATTTTTTATTCAACCGATTATCTTTATAACTCTTTTAGAGGTATTAGCTTTGGCACATTAGGTAGTGGACGAGCTATGGTCTTTGACAGAGGTGGCACATTCCTTGTTCATCATACTTGGTTGCCAGGTGTTAATTTAGTTGATTCCAATGCTTATTATGAGAATATAATAAAGAATACTACTGAGGAATTAATTCAAAAAAATAAAGACCTTATTGTTATGAATTACTTTGACCCCAATCATAACGGGAGGCCGTATGTTGGAGTTGCTCAAAGAATAAAAGGCAAGTTATCTAATTTGTCATTTATAGTGTTGATGCGAATTACTGGTGATGATTTTTATCATATGACTAGAGTCACTACTTTGATTTTGGCAGTAAGTTTTGTAATGACTGTAATTGTTTTAGGTTTAGTTACTGTTTACCTTGTAGAAAAAGTTAGTTCTTCTTTGAATGGAATCTTAGCCTATTCTGAAAGACTTGCTTCTGGAGACTTTACTGTTGCAACTAATCCTTTAAGATGGGAAACTTTAGAGCTTTCTAGGCTATATGAGAATTTGGAACAATTAAGGTCTACGTTCTCATCTGTTGCAAAGGGAGTGATTGAAAATCTGGATTATCTTTATGAGAATGCAATTCAGATAGCAAACGCAAGTCAAAATTTGAGTTCTGGAGCAGTTGAGCAAGCCTCTACATTAGAGGAGATGACAGCAAACATTGAGCAAATATCTCAAGGTGTTTCTGAGAATACTGAAAGTGCATCTACTACTGAAAATATTGCTGTTAATACTAATGAGAGAACTCAAGAAGGGCATAAATCTGTTGTTAAAGCTATTAAAGCTATGGAAGTTATTACAGATAAAATAGGAATTATTGATGAGATAACGAGACAAACTAATTTGCTTGCTTTAAATGCTTCTATTGAGGCTGCTAGAGTAGGAGATAAGGGTAAGGGGTTTGAAGTTGTTGCTGCTGAGGTTAGGAAACTTGCTGATCAGAGCAAGGATTCCGCTAGGGAAATTATTGATATTGCTCATAGAAGTTTGACTATTGCAAGTAGAGCGGGTAATAATTTTGAGCAGATCGTCCCTGGAATGGAGCAAACAGCAAAGCTTGTTAAGAATATTACTAGAGAGAGTTCTAACCAGAGTCTTCAAATTGGACAATTTAAGAATGCAATAGAACAAGTTAGTCAATTGGTTCAAACAACAGCATCAAGTAGTGAGGAGCTTTCAGGAATGTCTGAAAAAATGTTGGAAAGTGTTAAGGATCTAAAAGAATCAGTTGATTACTTTAAAGTTGATAAATAA
- a CDS encoding methyl-accepting chemotaxis protein, whose protein sequence is MLKMKYKFVGFLFAFLMVVVLFFSLIFRYILGNYLEKYYTQLTRGQVRRAAFATQSLLDTFYIIIDGTASTLALDTLYEYAFLKNGGRSFTKSEIDKLRENSKMVLNSVKGNRRYRSRLYKTLIDLKLDTVYEEFAFLDFEGRVIVTTRHENNMDFGQSESNTRYFKKSLEEYKRDKLNFVGWYSGLTEGIAGEVAVRSRQQDKKAFVIVVPVYSAEDKIVLGYLVGYLINDTIGNSLDKARFGFYNRGNLLYLDRNNFAVNPLVEYNEATKISSKFIGTLKEALTKAPRAPAVPTEIPVYQIERAYFPEMKLDNYYAILPITSKLGENSGILLARIPYEDIYGVVDSLAFKFILCSIMGIIMLAILIAIRIDAIISFRLDVIRTLVRELVKGDLDKSYVLDERYSDELSLLYLQIVKMRDAIASAIASVLRNISYVNKASIEVANSSQNLSSSALQQASTLEEMSANIEQISDGVKMSANNSRETEQIALRTNENSQIGGKAVEESVKAMQAIVEKVSVIEEIARKTNLLALNAAIEAARAGDEGKGFAVVASEIRKLADLSKISALEIGELVEENSRIATEAGLIFQGMLPEIEETTNLVKKISEESFKQTEQIAQFKMALDQVGEVVQASASSSEELSSMSDRMLEKSKELRQGVSFFKIKDFDIDNSDYDEVTSIDHDLVAESVNLGREHREFLGDGRDDIFNHINNKPVNKRVDPKKAIDVVDKNLDFDEDFSDF, encoded by the coding sequence ATGTTGAAGATGAAGTATAAATTTGTTGGGTTTTTATTTGCATTTTTAATGGTTGTTGTATTATTTTTTTCTTTAATTTTTAGGTACATTTTGGGTAATTATTTAGAAAAGTATTATACACAGCTTACAAGAGGGCAAGTAAGAAGAGCTGCTTTTGCTACTCAGTCTTTACTAGATACATTTTATATTATAATTGATGGCACAGCGTCTACGTTGGCTCTTGACACACTTTATGAATATGCTTTTTTAAAAAATGGTGGGCGTAGTTTCACAAAATCCGAGATAGACAAACTTAGAGAAAATTCTAAAATGGTTCTTAATTCTGTAAAGGGAAATAGGAGATATCGTAGTCGATTGTATAAGACATTAATAGATTTAAAACTTGATACTGTTTATGAAGAATTTGCATTCCTTGACTTTGAAGGTAGAGTAATTGTTACTACAAGACATGAAAATAATATGGATTTTGGTCAATCTGAGTCTAACACTAGGTATTTTAAAAAATCTTTAGAAGAGTATAAGAGAGATAAATTAAATTTTGTTGGCTGGTATTCAGGTCTCACTGAGGGAATAGCAGGAGAAGTTGCTGTAAGATCCCGCCAACAGGACAAAAAAGCTTTTGTCATAGTTGTTCCTGTATACTCGGCAGAGGATAAGATAGTTCTTGGGTATTTGGTAGGTTATTTAATTAACGATACTATAGGAAATAGCTTAGATAAGGCTAGATTTGGGTTTTATAATAGGGGAAATTTATTATATTTGGACCGAAATAATTTTGCTGTTAATCCTTTGGTTGAGTATAACGAAGCTACTAAGATTAGTTCTAAGTTTATTGGGACTTTAAAGGAAGCTTTAACTAAGGCTCCTAGAGCGCCTGCTGTACCAACTGAGATACCAGTTTATCAGATTGAGAGAGCGTACTTTCCAGAGATGAAGTTGGATAATTATTACGCTATACTGCCTATTACTAGTAAGCTTGGTGAGAATAGTGGAATCCTTCTTGCTAGGATTCCTTATGAAGATATTTATGGGGTTGTTGACAGTTTAGCCTTTAAATTTATTTTGTGTTCTATTATGGGTATTATTATGTTAGCCATTCTGATTGCAATAAGAATAGATGCAATTATTAGTTTTAGGTTGGATGTAATTAGGACACTGGTAAGAGAGCTCGTGAAAGGGGATTTAGATAAATCTTATGTGCTTGATGAGAGATATTCTGATGAACTAAGTTTGTTGTATTTACAGATTGTTAAGATGAGAGATGCTATTGCAAGTGCTATTGCAAGTGTCCTTAGGAATATTAGTTATGTGAATAAAGCAAGTATTGAAGTTGCTAATTCAAGCCAAAATTTAAGCTCTAGTGCATTACAGCAAGCTTCAACTCTTGAAGAAATGTCAGCAAATATTGAGCAGATATCAGATGGCGTTAAGATGAGTGCAAATAATTCCCGAGAAACAGAACAAATTGCTTTAAGGACTAATGAAAATTCGCAAATAGGGGGCAAGGCTGTTGAGGAATCTGTTAAAGCTATGCAGGCTATTGTTGAGAAAGTTAGCGTTATTGAGGAGATAGCTCGAAAGACTAATTTGCTTGCTTTGAATGCGGCTATTGAAGCTGCTAGAGCTGGAGATGAGGGTAAGGGATTTGCCGTTGTGGCAAGTGAGATTAGAAAGCTTGCAGATCTTAGTAAGATTTCTGCTCTTGAGATTGGTGAACTGGTTGAGGAAAATTCTAGGATAGCAACAGAAGCTGGATTGATATTTCAGGGTATGTTGCCTGAAATAGAAGAGACTACTAATCTTGTTAAGAAGATTTCCGAGGAAAGTTTTAAGCAAACTGAGCAGATTGCTCAGTTCAAGATGGCTCTTGATCAGGTTGGCGAGGTTGTCCAAGCTTCAGCATCAAGTAGTGAAGAGCTTTCAAGTATGTCTGATAGGATGCTTGAAAAATCTAAGGAACTTAGACAAGGGGTGTCATTTTTCAAAATTAAAGATTTCGATATTGATAATTCTGATTATGATGAAGTAACTTCTATTGATCATGACCTTGTAGCTGAAAGTGTTAATTTGGGTAGGGAGCATAGGGAATTTTTAGGAGATGGACGAGATGATATATTTAATCACATAAATAATAAACCTGTAAATAAGAGGGTAGATCCTAAGAAAGCTATTGATGTTGTTGATAAGAATTTAGATTTTGATGAAGATTTTTCAGATTTTTAG
- a CDS encoding ABC transporter permease, producing the protein MDICNHKYRKLILEFLNSPIFINFFALFLGFLIVGLVVSLLGYSPFRMYYIIIEIMFSSPKHWGYILSYATPLIFTGLSICLAVKAGLFNIGVEGQFILGSIAALIAGIFLDLPPLLHVICVFLFALLVSGSLGILIGCLKVKFNISEVISGIMFNWILFHTNNIIMDSTYIKKDNSDLSKPIRESAFIDFFASWKLSPEGLAYRAENPFINDLLKAPLSLGIIIGIILAILVWILLNKTILGFKISTTGHNREASYRAGIDIKKVLIFSMFLAGALAGLAGAVQVMGVNKAIFKLNYMEGTGLNGIAVSLIGNNSPIGIIFSSILFSILIYGSNRVQSLMGLSSSIVSLMIGIVVIVISASYFLNKVMLEGIKRVKRGNIHS; encoded by the coding sequence ATGGACATTTGTAATCATAAATATAGAAAGTTAATTTTGGAATTTTTAAATTCGCCAATATTCATAAATTTTTTTGCATTGTTTTTGGGGTTTTTAATTGTTGGTTTGGTAGTGTCTCTTCTTGGGTATTCTCCTTTTAGAATGTACTACATAATAATAGAGATTATGTTTTCTTCTCCTAAGCATTGGGGGTATATTTTAAGTTACGCAACGCCCTTAATTTTTACAGGTCTCTCAATTTGTCTTGCTGTAAAAGCGGGGCTTTTTAATATTGGTGTTGAGGGTCAGTTTATCCTTGGCTCAATTGCAGCTTTAATAGCTGGAATTTTTTTGGATTTACCTCCTTTATTGCATGTGATTTGCGTTTTTCTTTTTGCTTTGTTAGTTTCAGGAAGTTTAGGAATTTTAATTGGATGCTTAAAAGTTAAATTTAATATAAGTGAAGTGATCTCAGGAATAATGTTTAATTGGATTTTATTTCATACAAATAATATAATTATGGATTCGACTTATATTAAAAAAGATAATAGTGATCTATCTAAACCAATCAGAGAGAGTGCTTTTATTGATTTTTTTGCTTCTTGGAAACTTTCACCTGAAGGGTTGGCTTATAGAGCTGAGAATCCATTTATTAATGATCTGTTAAAGGCTCCTCTTAGTCTTGGGATAATTATTGGAATCATTCTTGCTATTTTAGTATGGATTTTACTCAATAAGACGATACTTGGGTTTAAGATAAGCACTACAGGACACAATAGGGAGGCTTCTTATCGTGCGGGAATTGATATTAAAAAGGTGCTGATATTTTCTATGTTTCTTGCAGGGGCACTTGCAGGTCTTGCGGGTGCTGTACAGGTTATGGGTGTTAATAAGGCAATATTTAAGCTTAATTATATGGAGGGGACTGGTCTTAATGGGATAGCTGTTTCTTTAATAGGAAATAATTCTCCGATTGGAATAATATTTTCAAGCATTTTGTTTTCAATTTTAATTTATGGTAGTAATAGAGTACAGAGTCTAATGGGTTTATCTTCTTCGATTGTATCTTTGATGATAGGAATAGTGGTTATTGTAATTTCTGCTAGTTATTTTTTAAATAAGGTGATGTTGGAGGGTATAAAACGTGTTAAACGTGGCAATATTCATAGTTAG
- a CDS encoding ABC transporter permease yields the protein MLNVAIFIVSETLVNSQTLILAGLGGLISEKSGVINIGLEGIMAMGAFVGAAVAYFYGSPLFAIFAGGFAGVMLAVLHAVFTIFLKSNQVITGMAINFLGPAIAMLFGTFIFGSASTPPVDAKLPILFDGVLDKRSIIFQIFGKRYSLYIAIICVMLFHFVFKYTKIGLRIKASGEEPEVLESLGVNVVMIRFFCVLLSGLFAGVSGAVISTVITSSYMQGIIGGQGFIAIVMLIFGKWQPFGILMGSFLFAFVRTLVVVMSQISFFSSVVSPKMLIILPYVVVIISLMFFSKKNYAPKSLGLPYKKD from the coding sequence GTGTTAAACGTGGCAATATTCATAGTTAGTGAAACTTTAGTAAATTCTCAGACTTTAATTTTAGCGGGCCTTGGGGGATTGATAAGCGAAAAAAGTGGAGTAATAAACATTGGCCTTGAGGGTATAATGGCTATGGGTGCATTTGTTGGTGCTGCAGTCGCATATTTTTATGGGAGTCCATTATTTGCAATCTTTGCTGGAGGTTTTGCTGGTGTTATGCTTGCAGTTCTTCACGCTGTTTTTACTATTTTTCTTAAATCAAATCAGGTAATAACTGGAATGGCTATTAATTTTTTGGGACCGGCTATTGCTATGTTGTTTGGAACTTTTATTTTTGGTTCTGCCTCAACTCCTCCAGTAGATGCTAAGTTGCCTATACTTTTTGATGGGGTATTAGATAAACGATCTATTATATTTCAGATTTTTGGTAAAAGATATTCACTCTATATAGCAATAATATGTGTTATGTTATTTCATTTTGTATTCAAATACACTAAGATTGGACTTAGAATTAAAGCTAGTGGTGAGGAGCCAGAGGTTTTAGAATCTCTTGGAGTTAATGTAGTTATGATTAGGTTTTTTTGCGTGCTTTTGAGTGGTTTATTTGCAGGAGTTTCTGGGGCGGTGATTTCTACTGTGATCACTTCAAGTTATATGCAAGGGATTATTGGTGGACAAGGTTTTATTGCTATTGTTATGCTAATTTTTGGGAAATGGCAACCTTTTGGAATTCTGATGGGTAGCTTTTTATTTGCTTTTGTAAGAACTTTAGTAGTTGTGATGTCTCAAATTTCCTTTTTTTCTTCAGTAGTTTCTCCTAAAATGTTGATTATTTTACCTTATGTTGTTGTGATTATCAGTCTTATGTTTTTTTCAAAAAAGAATTATGCTCCTAAATCTTTAGGCTTGCCTTATAAAAAAGACTGA
- a CDS encoding hydroxymethylglutaryl-CoA reductase, degradative: MKLSENFRKKDTLGKRQEIKSLLKLDPGDFFYDSDDENFLCHMIENYVGYLSLPVGIVKNLKVNGKHYTIPIATEEPSVIAALNFAAKILEHANLSYSVDDEVLGIAQIYIKTDKDLSNILLDLFEKIDLWSKPLLYNMESRGGGFRRIETKFIREISVQKLNIYVGVCDAMGSNLLNSVAEKVAHYLTLEFGYECVLKILSNDSNDFTSRANFRLNINDLLKSNKESLMLAQKIALISKIGFFEEERAVTNNKGIMNGVTGLCVATLNDTRALEASVHKFASKSGRYLPLSKFYISGDNLVGEIELPLQVGVRGGSVNFHKAAVLSFKVMGIDCKGEFMGILSCVGLASNFAALRALALDGIQKGHMKLHVNKILHLFERDYNISRNEREKILLEMNNNEIYSLSFALKVLKGLRIK; this comes from the coding sequence ATGAAACTTAGTGAAAATTTTAGAAAGAAAGATACTTTGGGAAAACGTCAAGAGATAAAGAGTCTTTTGAAATTGGATCCAGGTGATTTTTTTTATGATTCTGACGATGAGAATTTTCTTTGCCATATGATAGAAAATTATGTTGGATATCTTTCCTTACCCGTTGGCATTGTTAAGAACCTGAAAGTAAATGGAAAACATTATACTATACCTATTGCTACAGAAGAACCTTCAGTCATTGCTGCATTAAATTTTGCAGCTAAGATCCTTGAGCATGCTAATTTAAGTTATTCTGTAGATGATGAGGTGCTAGGAATTGCTCAAATTTATATAAAAACAGATAAAGACTTAAGTAATATACTTTTAGATCTTTTTGAGAAAATTGATCTTTGGTCTAAGCCCCTTTTATACAATATGGAAAGTAGGGGGGGCGGGTTTAGAAGGATTGAGACTAAGTTCATTAGAGAAATTAGTGTTCAAAAATTAAATATCTATGTGGGTGTTTGTGATGCTATGGGTTCCAATTTGCTAAATTCAGTAGCTGAGAAAGTAGCCCACTATCTTACCCTAGAGTTTGGCTATGAGTGTGTTTTAAAAATTTTAAGTAATGATTCGAATGATTTTACCTCAAGAGCTAATTTTAGATTAAATATTAATGATTTGCTTAAAAGTAATAAAGAATCTTTAATGCTAGCTCAGAAGATTGCACTTATTTCTAAGATAGGATTTTTTGAGGAAGAACGTGCTGTTACCAATAATAAAGGTATTATGAATGGTGTAACGGGTTTGTGTGTTGCAACGTTGAATGATACAAGAGCCCTTGAGGCAAGTGTACATAAGTTTGCATCAAAGAGTGGTAGGTATTTACCTCTTAGCAAATTTTACATCTCTGGTGATAATTTAGTTGGCGAGATTGAGCTCCCTCTGCAGGTTGGAGTTAGGGGAGGGTCTGTGAATTTTCATAAGGCTGCTGTATTGAGTTTTAAGGTCATGGGTATAGATTGTAAAGGGGAATTTATGGGTATTCTTTCTTGTGTTGGACTTGCAAGTAATTTTGCGGCACTAAGAGCATTGGCGCTTGATGGAATTCAAAAAGGCCATATGAAATTGCATGTTAATAAGATTTTACATCTTTTTGAAAGAGATTATAATATTTCTAGAAATGAGAGAGAAAAAATATTATTGGAAATGAATAATAATGAAATTTATTCTCTGAGTTTTGCTCTTAAAGTTTTAAAGGGTTTAAGAATAAAATGA
- the fni gene encoding type 2 isopentenyl-diphosphate Delta-isomerase — protein MGIEPNILENKRRHIEICLNKEDVSRDNNLLSFINLKHDALTELNFDEIDTGDNIFGYKIFMPIFISSMTGGVREGNKLNKSLVKISNDFRIPMGLGSFKLLFKYPEYVKDFSLRKYASNIPLFSNIGVIQLREFGISKIIEMSKRLEVDAVIVHLNVGQELMNIKGERNFEGIKNSIVSLCSSSNLPVIVKETGFGISPESVNNLLDLGVSYVDLAGSGGTNWVLVEGIKEENLDVASCFSNWGISSVLTLLSVNDSIKSRIFASGGYETGMDIAKGIALGAKLVGIASTILRTFYAGGEDALYKLFRDYEYVLKMSMLLSNSKDLAQFRSNKYFLSYPLLCNVKSFKEFYET, from the coding sequence ATGGGTATCGAGCCTAATATATTAGAGAATAAAAGACGACACATTGAAATTTGTTTAAATAAAGAGGATGTTAGTAGAGATAATAATCTTTTAAGCTTTATTAATTTAAAGCACGATGCACTAACCGAGCTTAATTTTGATGAGATAGATACGGGCGACAATATATTTGGCTATAAAATTTTTATGCCTATTTTTATATCGTCAATGACGGGAGGTGTCAGAGAGGGGAATAAGCTAAATAAGTCTCTTGTTAAGATTTCAAATGATTTTAGGATCCCAATGGGCTTGGGCTCTTTTAAACTTCTGTTTAAATATCCTGAATATGTTAAAGATTTTTCCTTAAGAAAGTATGCGAGTAATATTCCTTTGTTTTCAAATATTGGTGTTATTCAGTTAAGAGAATTTGGGATTTCTAAAATAATTGAGATGAGTAAGAGGCTTGAGGTTGATGCTGTCATTGTGCATTTGAATGTAGGGCAGGAATTAATGAATATTAAGGGAGAGAGAAACTTTGAAGGAATAAAGAACTCAATTGTTAGCCTATGTTCTTCATCAAATTTGCCGGTAATTGTTAAGGAAACAGGTTTTGGAATTTCACCTGAATCTGTTAATAACTTGTTAGATCTTGGCGTTTCCTATGTTGATCTTGCTGGCAGTGGTGGAACTAACTGGGTTTTGGTTGAGGGTATTAAAGAGGAGAATTTGGATGTTGCATCTTGTTTTTCTAATTGGGGGATATCTTCAGTTTTAACATTACTTAGCGTAAATGATTCTATTAAAAGTAGAATTTTTGCATCAGGAGGATATGAGACTGGCATGGATATTGCCAAAGGAATAGCTCTTGGAGCTAAATTGGTAGGTATTGCATCAACCATTCTTAGGACTTTTTATGCTGGTGGTGAGGATGCTTTATATAAACTTTTCAGAGATTATGAATATGTTTTGAAAATGTCTATGCTTTTAAGTAATAGTAAAGATTTGGCACAATTTAGATCAAATAAATATTTTTTAAGTTATCCGTTGCTCTGTAACGTTAAGAGCTTTAAAGAGTTTTATGAAACTTAG
- the mnmA gene encoding tRNA 2-thiouridine(34) synthase MnmA, translating to MKIAVLLSGGVDSSVALYEIIKNGYEHIKCYYLKIWLEDELSYLGNCPWEEDIAYVEAVCTKFNIPYEIISLQDEYYKKVVSYAIEELKIGNTPSPDIFCNKRIKFGAFFDKINEDYDLIVTGHYAKIENKNNHYMLKQAKDKIKDQSYFLSHLSREQISKLYFPLGDLLKTEIREIAQKIDLPNKNRKDSQGICFLGKIKYDEFIKYHLGELKGKIIEQETGKILGTHNGYWFFTIGQRKGIKLSNGPWFVTGKDIDNNIIYISSSKNYLKQGKQKLLVHKTNWINEPLNNENLSVKIRHGEKKIQCKIKMLKDNTIEVALKEEDHGISPGQFCIFYQEDECLGGAKILKALL from the coding sequence ATGAAAATCGCTGTGCTTTTATCTGGCGGAGTAGACAGTTCTGTAGCTCTTTATGAAATAATTAAAAACGGATATGAACATATAAAATGTTACTACTTAAAAATTTGGCTTGAAGATGAACTTTCCTATCTTGGGAACTGCCCTTGGGAAGAAGATATTGCTTATGTAGAAGCTGTGTGTACAAAATTTAATATACCATATGAAATTATCAGTCTACAAGATGAATATTACAAAAAAGTGGTCTCTTATGCTATTGAAGAATTAAAAATTGGTAATACTCCAAGTCCAGATATATTTTGCAACAAAAGAATAAAATTTGGTGCTTTTTTTGATAAAATCAACGAAGACTATGATTTAATTGTTACGGGGCATTATGCTAAAATAGAAAATAAAAACAATCATTATATGCTCAAACAAGCTAAAGATAAAATAAAAGATCAAAGTTACTTCTTATCTCATCTATCTAGAGAACAAATATCAAAATTATATTTCCCCTTAGGAGATCTACTGAAAACTGAAATAAGAGAAATAGCACAAAAAATAGATTTGCCTAATAAAAATAGAAAAGACAGTCAAGGCATTTGCTTTTTAGGAAAAATCAAATATGACGAATTTATAAAATATCACTTGGGAGAACTTAAGGGTAAAATCATTGAGCAAGAAACGGGCAAAATACTTGGAACGCATAATGGCTATTGGTTTTTTACAATTGGGCAAAGAAAAGGGATAAAACTTAGCAACGGGCCGTGGTTCGTAACAGGAAAGGACATTGACAATAATATTATTTACATATCGAGTAGCAAAAATTATCTAAAACAAGGAAAGCAAAAATTGCTAGTTCACAAAACAAATTGGATCAATGAACCCCTGAACAATGAAAACTTAAGCGTCAAAATAAGACATGGTGAGAAAAAAATACAATGCAAAATAAAAATGCTAAAAGACAATACCATAGAAGTTGCCTTAAAAGAAGAAGATCATGGAATCTCACCAGGACAATTTTGCATATTTTATCAAGAAGATGAATGTCTGGGAGGCGCTAAAATCCTTAAGGCATTACTATAA
- a CDS encoding hydroxymethylglutaryl-CoA synthase, which produces MKVGISDIRVFLPLNCLDFSVLLESPVYQSDENFFRKFNRAIDSTLQKAFRFTSPNEDSVTMASSAVKLIFDNNNLRLDKMRLFLGGTETGVDHSKSISSYVYGALKLAGICLQNNFLTFQIQHACAGAALALHSTASILSQLGASEYGIVFSSDIAHYSNLTTAEITQGAGATAVLIEQNPKLLSLNLSEFGTYTDDVDDFFRPFGSLEAKVRGRYSMECYNKANEKALADFAHKKNMNIKDLFSKYRFILHVPFAKMPIDSMYYVLKKYYSEDESECRAYLESIDFYDSIEASKEVGNLYTGSIFLSLMSYLKRVFAKKDIRGEGILLCSYGSGNIMVIYEAIIENNALSVVKTWDIDEILSVRHNASFDEYRDFFENKVVPGESSGFYLKEIREDGYRVYGYRA; this is translated from the coding sequence ATGAAAGTAGGCATTAGTGATATTAGGGTTTTTTTACCTTTAAATTGTTTAGATTTTTCTGTTCTTTTAGAAAGTCCTGTTTATCAGTCGGATGAAAATTTTTTTAGGAAATTTAATAGAGCAATTGATTCAACTCTTCAGAAGGCATTTAGATTTACAAGTCCTAATGAAGATAGTGTTACTATGGCTAGTTCTGCGGTTAAGCTCATTTTTGATAATAATAATCTTAGATTAGATAAGATGAGGTTATTCTTAGGTGGAACTGAGACAGGAGTAGATCACTCAAAATCAATTTCATCTTATGTTTATGGAGCACTTAAATTGGCTGGTATTTGTTTGCAAAATAATTTTCTAACTTTTCAGATTCAGCATGCATGTGCCGGTGCAGCACTTGCTCTGCACAGTACTGCAAGTATTTTAAGTCAGCTAGGTGCATCTGAGTATGGAATAGTATTTTCTAGCGATATTGCTCATTACAGTAATCTTACTACAGCTGAGATTACTCAGGGAGCTGGAGCTACAGCTGTGCTTATTGAGCAAAATCCAAAATTGTTATCTCTTAATTTATCTGAATTTGGGACTTATACGGATGATGTCGATGATTTTTTTAGACCATTTGGAAGCCTTGAGGCTAAGGTGAGGGGTCGTTATTCTATGGAATGTTATAATAAAGCAAATGAAAAAGCCTTGGCAGATTTTGCACATAAGAAAAATATGAATATTAAAGATTTATTTTCTAAGTATAGATTCATTTTACATGTACCTTTTGCAAAAATGCCTATAGATTCAATGTATTATGTTTTAAAGAAATATTATAGTGAAGATGAGTCTGAGTGTCGTGCTTATTTAGAATCAATAGACTTTTATGATTCTATTGAAGCTTCTAAGGAAGTGGGAAATTTATATACAGGTTCAATATTTTTATCTTTAATGTCTTATTTGAAGAGAGTATTTGCAAAAAAGGATATTAGAGGAGAGGGAATACTTTTATGTTCCTATGGCTCTGGTAATATTATGGTTATTTATGAGGCCATCATTGAAAATAATGCACTTTCTGTTGTGAAAACTTGGGATATTGATGAGATCCTTTCTGTAAGGCACAATGCGAGTTTTGATGAGTATAGGGATTTTTTTGAAAATAAGGTAGTTCCAGGCGAATCTTCTGGGTTTTATTTAAAGGAAATCAGGGAGGATGGATACCGAGTTTATGGGTATCGAGCCTAA